The Methanococcoides methylutens genome segment GCGCATTGAGCTCGTACCGATCACTGCACCATCCGGAAGGTCATCCAGTGTCGAACCGTCTATTGTAAGAAGTACATCATGAGGAGAATCGCGCTTCAGAACTGCCGCAAGAGCAAGCTCAGGAGGTCTTACTGTCGGAAGGTCTTTCATTGAGTGGACTGCGATGTCCACTTCGCCCTCAATCATCCTGTCGTCAAGTTCACGGACAAAAGCACCCACACCAGCAACCTCATGGAGCGGGCGATCTGTGAAAACATCCCCTGATGTCTTAATGATCTCTCTTTCCAGTTCATGCCCACGTTCTTCAAGCATTTTGGTCACAAGGTCTGCCTGGGCAATGGCAAGAGCACTTCCACGGGTTCCTAGTATCATAATTATTGCTCCTCTATTATTGGAATTATTTCAGGTTAGCTGCATATGCATCGAGGGTCTTCTCAATATCTTCCTCTGTGTGTGCCATTGAAAGGAAGTTCGTCTCAAACTGGGATGGGGGCAGGAACACTCCGCTGTCAAGCATGTCGTGGAAGAACTGCACGTAACCTTCCTTATCGCATTTGAGAACATCCTGGTAGTTCAGAGGCATATTACCGAAGAACACCTTGAACATTGAACCAATGCCACCAACATTATAATCAAGTCCCTTGTCAGCAATGATATCTGAAAGGTTAGAACGCATCATATTTCCGGTTGCTTCAAGCTTTTCATGGACCTTTTCCTTTTCCAGTACATCAAGGGCTGCAATACCAGCTGCAACTGATGCAGGACTGCCACTGAAAGTACCTGCCTGGTAAACCGGACCTGAGGGGGATATCATATCAATTATTTCGCGCTTACCACCGAAAACACCGATAGGAAGTCCGCCACCAACGATCTTTCCAAGGGTTGTCATGTCAGGTGTGACACCAAAGTACTCCTGTGCACCACCCATTGCAAGCCTGAAACCTGTGATGACCTCATCAAAGATAAGGACAACATCGTTCTCTTCTGTGACCTTTCGGACCTCTTTCAGGTAATCGCCCTGCGGAAGTATGGGACCGATATTACCAAGCACAGGCTCCATAATTACAGCAGCCATATCATCCTGGTTGGATTCGATGACCTCGGTCATTGCCTCAATATCATTGTAAGCTACCTGAAGAGTGTTCTTTGTAAAATCTGCAGGGATTCCAAGGGAATCCGGCTCACCATGCGTGGTAGCTCCGGATCCTGCTTTTACAAGCACAGCATCGTGTGCACCGTGGAACCCACCCTCTATCTTGATAAACTTGTTCTTTCTCGTAAATCCACGGGCAGCCCTAAGGGCACTCATTGTAGCTTCAGTGCCTGTTGAGATGAATCTCAGCATATCGATGCTTGGGTAGAGGGATGCGATCTTCTCTGCAAGGGTCACCTCAAGCTGAGTTGGAGTTCCGTAAAGCCAGCCTTTATCAAGCTGGTCGATAATCGCCTGCCTGATAACAGGATTTGCATGTCCCAGAATCTTGGGTCCGTATGCAAGACAGTAATCGATGTACTCATTACCATCGACATCAGTGATACGGGAACCGTTAGCTGATTCTGTATAGAACGGGTAAGGCTTGATAGCACGTACCGGACTGCTCACACCACCTGGAAGAAGCGTTTTTGCCTTGTCGAATAGATCCTTGGATTTGTCTAAAGTAACCATGATAACACCATTTGAAATTTGATCTGTAGATTATATTAAAATGAATTTGTTAAGATTAAATTATTAAGATGGATTGATCAGGAGCATTAAATTCCTGACCGATCGATCCATTAATTGAAACTTTTCTATATATTATTTCAACATCCTTGCAAGGTCCTTTGCAAAATATGTCAGGATCATGTCAGCACCTGCACGCTTGATGGAAAGCAATGATTCATGCATAACTTGCTTCTCGTCCAGCCAGCCTTTTTCCGCTGCTGCCTTGAGCATTGAATACTCACCACTGACATTGTATGCAGCTGTAGGCATCTTGAACTCGTGCTTGATACGATAGATAATATCAAGATAAGGCAATGCCGGCTTGACCATCACCATGTCAGCACCTTCGAGTATATCCAGTTCGACCTCGCGAATAGCCTCGTCGGAATTTGCAGGGTCCATCTGGTAGGCTGAACGATCCCCGAACTGGAATCCGGAATCTGCTGCATCCCTGAAAGGACCATAGAATGCTGAAGAATATTTGGCTGCATAGGACATTATAGGAGTGTTCTTGAAATTCCCATCATCCAGAGCCGTACGAATAGCACCGATCATACCGTCCATCATACCTGAAGGTGCCACAATGTCAGCACCTGCATTTGCATGACTTACAGCGATCCTGCCCAGTATGTCAAGGGTCGGGTCATTGAGAACCTCTTCGGTCTCAAAGTCCACAACACCACAATGACCATGGCTTGTGTATTCACACATGCAGACATCAGTGATGACCACCATGTCCTTTCCAAGGTCTTCCTTGATAGCACGGACAGCCTGCTGGACAATGTCCTCATCGCCATAGGAACAGGTGCCAGTCTCATCCTTGTGCTCCGGGATACCGAAAAGTACCACTGCAGGAATTCCAAGATCTGCTGCATCCTTTGCATCATCAACAACCTTATCCAGAGGCAAACGCTGGACACCGGGCATAGATGACACATCCACAGTAGAATCAATGGTTTCATCCACGAACATAGGATATATCAAGTCGTTAGCGCTAAGTTCGGTCTCCCGAACCAGATCACGTATCTTACCACTTCTTAACCTTCGCATTCTAACATGTGGGAACATAGTATCAACTCTTAATTTGTAGCATCATTGCTCTTCTTAATCGGACTGATATCAAATAAACGGGATACAGAATCTAAAAACTCTTCATCATCGTATTCAGCGGCATTGCGTAATTTTTTGGTCGGCTCTGCCAGGATCTTGTTTGTAATAGCACGGGTAAGGTCCACAAGCACCTTGCGTTCAAAGTCACCTATCGTATGATAGGAACTCAACTTATTAATGGCGTGCTCCATCTCGGTTTCTCTCAAACCATAGGAATTGCTGTAAAGCTTCGAAATAATAACATCTGCTTTCTGACGCTTATACTGGGACCGAAGAAGTTCAAGTTCCTGTTCAACTATGACCTCTGCCTTCTTGGCCTCAACCATCCTCATCTGAAGATTTTTCTCATTTATGACACGCAGACCGTCAATATTGCGAAGAATTACATGAGGGATGTCTTCTACCAAAGGATCAATGTCTCTCGGGCTTGCAATATCAATAAGCAGAAGCTCGTTCGTACGTCCATCCATGATTTTCTCGACAATGTCCTTCTTCAGGACATAATGTGGAGCAGAAGTAGCACTTATCACCACATCAGCTGCGGAAACATATTTCTCAAGCTGGTCAAACATGACAGCTTCGCCACCAAGCTCTACTGCAAGATCCTTTGCTTTCTCGTAGGTACGATTTGCAATATAGATCACATTCATGTCCCTGTGTGCAAGAGCCCTTGTAACCAGAGTACCCATCTCCCCGGTACCAACTACAAGGATATTCTTGTCATTGAGACCATCCAGGATATCATCGGCAAGATCAACAGCTGCAGAAGCAATGGAAACCGCTCCCCTGTTGATGAAGGTCTCGGTACGTACCCTCTTGCCAACCTGTATAGCCTTGCTGAAAGCAGTATCCAGGACCTTTCCTACAGTACCGGCTTTTTTTGCGACAAGGAACAGGTCTTTCATCTGTCCCAGTATCTGAGCCTCTCCAATTATCATGGACTCAAGACCGGAAGCAAGCCTCAGGAGGTGCC includes the following:
- the hemB gene encoding porphobilinogen synthase; the protein is MFPHVRMRRLRSGKIRDLVRETELSANDLIYPMFVDETIDSTVDVSSMPGVQRLPLDKVVDDAKDAADLGIPAVVLFGIPEHKDETGTCSYGDEDIVQQAVRAIKEDLGKDMVVITDVCMCEYTSHGHCGVVDFETEEVLNDPTLDILGRIAVSHANAGADIVAPSGMMDGMIGAIRTALDDGNFKNTPIMSYAAKYSSAFYGPFRDAADSGFQFGDRSAYQMDPANSDEAIREVELDILEGADMVMVKPALPYLDIIYRIKHEFKMPTAAYNVSGEYSMLKAAAEKGWLDEKQVMHESLLSIKRAGADMILTYFAKDLARMLK
- the hemL gene encoding glutamate-1-semialdehyde 2,1-aminomutase, whose amino-acid sequence is MVTLDKSKDLFDKAKTLLPGGVSSPVRAIKPYPFYTESANGSRITDVDGNEYIDYCLAYGPKILGHANPVIRQAIIDQLDKGWLYGTPTQLEVTLAEKIASLYPSIDMLRFISTGTEATMSALRAARGFTRKNKFIKIEGGFHGAHDAVLVKAGSGATTHGEPDSLGIPADFTKNTLQVAYNDIEAMTEVIESNQDDMAAVIMEPVLGNIGPILPQGDYLKEVRKVTEENDVVLIFDEVITGFRLAMGGAQEYFGVTPDMTTLGKIVGGGLPIGVFGGKREIIDMISPSGPVYQAGTFSGSPASVAAGIAALDVLEKEKVHEKLEATGNMMRSNLSDIIADKGLDYNVGGIGSMFKVFFGNMPLNYQDVLKCDKEGYVQFFHDMLDSGVFLPPSQFETNFLSMAHTEEDIEKTLDAYAANLK
- the hemA gene encoding glutamyl-tRNA reductase, coding for MTEISSMVITHAKATVEEMEDSWHGDLDLVLNQLYSNELVYECAVLKTCNRVEIYVVSSKGSSVLFHYAKEMGVSANIVEFYDHDESLRHLLRLASGLESMIIGEAQILGQMKDLFLVAKKAGTVGKVLDTAFSKAIQVGKRVRTETFINRGAVSIASAAVDLADDILDGLNDKNILVVGTGEMGTLVTRALAHRDMNVIYIANRTYEKAKDLAVELGGEAVMFDQLEKYVSAADVVISATSAPHYVLKKDIVEKIMDGRTNELLLIDIASPRDIDPLVEDIPHVILRNIDGLRVINEKNLQMRMVEAKKAEVIVEQELELLRSQYKRQKADVIISKLYSNSYGLRETEMEHAINKLSSYHTIGDFERKVLVDLTRAITNKILAEPTKKLRNAAEYDDEEFLDSVSRLFDISPIKKSNDATN